In a single window of the Paenibacillus sp. MMS20-IR301 genome:
- a CDS encoding MBL fold metallo-hydrolase, translating to MFKGKELIGEINATVVPYGCLAVWFLGQASVIIKGADVTVYIDPYVSPDPDRSFPPPVTPEEITNMEVCLITHDHSDHLDEAGLPIMAAGNPAAQFMAPAVCLERLQELGIRKQQLMAALPAEETELVPGLQVIPVAAAHEELELDEAGQPRYVGYILQLNGVTLYHSGDTVLFPELIEETRSRNIDLALLPINGRDYYRNSRGIVGNMNYREAAEFAATSGFETVIPLHYDLFAGNAENPGYFVDYLYRNFPEQKFHMMARAERFVYVSAQAFKR from the coding sequence GTGTTTAAAGGAAAAGAACTAATCGGAGAGATTAACGCTACCGTGGTGCCTTACGGCTGCCTGGCGGTCTGGTTTCTGGGACAGGCCAGCGTCATTATCAAGGGCGCGGATGTAACGGTCTATATTGATCCATACGTATCACCGGACCCGGACCGGAGCTTCCCGCCTCCTGTAACACCGGAAGAGATAACGAATATGGAGGTCTGCCTCATCACCCACGATCACTCGGATCATCTGGATGAAGCAGGCTTGCCTATAATGGCCGCAGGCAATCCTGCAGCACAGTTCATGGCACCGGCGGTCTGCCTGGAGCGTCTGCAGGAGCTGGGCATCCGGAAGCAGCAGCTCATGGCAGCGTTACCCGCTGAAGAGACGGAGCTTGTGCCCGGACTGCAGGTGATTCCTGTAGCGGCGGCTCATGAGGAGCTTGAGCTTGATGAAGCGGGCCAGCCGAGGTATGTCGGCTACATCCTGCAGCTGAACGGGGTTACCCTGTACCATTCCGGAGATACGGTGCTGTTCCCGGAGCTGATCGAGGAGACCCGCAGCCGGAATATCGACCTTGCCCTGCTGCCGATTAACGGCCGGGATTATTACCGGAACAGCCGAGGTATTGTCGGCAACATGAATTACCGGGAGGCGGCTGAGTTTGCCGCGACCAGCGGATTTGAGACTGTCATTCCGCTGCATTATGACCTGTTCGCCGGGAATGCTGAGAATCCGGGATATTTCGTTGATTACCTGTACCGGAATTTCCCGGAGCAGAAGTTCCATATGATGGCCAGAGCAGAACGGTTCGTATATGTGTCCGCGCAGGCTTTTAAGAGATAA
- a CDS encoding DeoR/GlpR family DNA-binding transcription regulator, whose protein sequence is MKAFERRDLVINELYRHKKVHVADLAQKFGVSEETIRRDLDRLDKEGIAKKNYGGAILNAHTNEDPSYSHRHQVNIEAKRLIAASLLELINDGDSVMTDTSTTAFEGLRRMVEDKKNLTIITNSLAVLSEFQHSGQKLISTGGILGPETSSFVGPTASQTILKYNVDVAIFSCKALSMTGGLSDSNEAETELKVLMQQQANKVVLLADHSKFDRIAFIRLFSFDKVDYIVTDQQPSAEWIDFLSKYQVSLLYPASQ, encoded by the coding sequence ATGAAGGCATTTGAACGGCGGGATCTGGTAATCAATGAGCTCTACAGGCATAAGAAGGTTCACGTTGCCGATCTGGCGCAGAAATTTGGTGTATCGGAGGAGACCATCCGGCGCGATCTGGACCGGCTCGATAAGGAGGGTATTGCCAAAAAGAATTACGGCGGGGCCATCCTGAATGCCCATACCAATGAAGACCCGTCCTACTCCCACAGGCACCAGGTCAATATTGAAGCGAAGCGGCTGATTGCCGCAAGTCTCCTTGAGCTGATCAATGACGGGGACAGTGTGATGACTGACACAAGCACGACGGCTTTTGAAGGCTTACGGCGGATGGTGGAGGACAAAAAAAATCTGACAATCATCACCAACTCACTGGCGGTATTGTCAGAGTTTCAGCATTCCGGGCAGAAGCTTATTTCCACAGGGGGGATTCTGGGGCCGGAGACCAGCTCCTTTGTAGGGCCGACTGCCTCGCAGACGATTCTGAAATATAATGTGGATGTCGCCATCTTCAGCTGCAAGGCGCTCTCCATGACCGGCGGGCTCAGCGATTCGAACGAAGCGGAGACCGAGCTGAAGGTGCTGATGCAGCAGCAGGCGAACAAGGTGGTGCTGCTTGCCGATCACTCCAAGTTTGACCGGATCGCCTTCATCCGGCTGTTCAGCTTCGACAAGGTCGATTACATCGTTACTGATCAGCAGCCGTCTGCGGAATGGATCGATTTCCTGAGTAAATATCAGGTGTCTCTGCTCTATCCTGCGTCCCAGTAA